In the Clostridium cellulovorans 743B genome, GCTATTAAAATGACAAACAGAATCATAGAAAAAATTGATAACCTTATAGTAAAATTATTTCATTGGAATCATATTCCTTTTAGTGAAACAAACTTTCTATACCTAGATATTTTTACCTACAAAGGTAAAAGCAAAAAATTGACTGATGGGACAACAATAAATAAAGGTGACCTTGTAGGTGAAATTCATATCGATAATAAGAATCTAAAGAATCTTAATACAAGCTATCCTAGTTTAATCCGAAGCTTTCAATGTGAACTAGAAGCATTAAAAATTTGTTATAAAGAGAATACACCAAAATATTCAGAAATAAAGGCTATTTACGGAGTATCTGTATTTTATGAAATTTTAAAAAGACAAGGTTTTACTATTTTAAAAATAGATAACCCTCTCCTTTGCTTTCTTGGCTCCGTCTGGGAAAACATTTTAAGATTTGCCTTAAATAGTACTGGTAGAAAATCAAGAAAAAAATTTGTTTTCTCTAAAGAATGTTGGATTTCCAAATCACAAATAGAGTCTACACGCTCTAGAAATAAGAAAAAAATTTAAATATATGCTATTATTCTTTAAGAGTATTTTTTTAGAAATAAAAAGAAGACTAATACTTTCATTTATAGTCTTCTTTTTGCTTCTATTTTCTCTTTTCTATCTTTACTTCTATATCATTACCTTCGAAATTTTCATAAGCTGGTGGGTTTTTCCTCGTCCCATGATTATCTTGAGCCTCATGAAGTTTTTGTCTTCTTTGTCCTTTTTGCATAGAATCAATGGTATCATGTTGCTTTTTCATATCATCGCTCCTCTCCATAAAAATATTTTCTGCAAAAAAAAACTTTTAATACACGAATTATAATTCTCTCAATTTATTTTTGCTTTCTTATTTTTTTGTAGTAATAATTACATATGTTCCAGAAGCGTTTTAAAATAATGGTTGTTTTTAGATATGCTTAATTAAGTCTGGAGCAAGGATGCCTCTTAACCCAGTTAACATTCTCTTTAATATAATTTAGAACACTTTCCCATTGCTCATAGGGGATTGCCTTGGTTGTTTCAATAAAGGTTTTAAGTATGTTTTGGAATTGTATAACATCAATCTCCCTATGAAAAAGCATATATCTTATCTTCTGTAATGGGAGAGTTTTATCAATGTCATATTCATCTAAATAAGAAGTTAATAATGTAGCAGCAACATATTCTTTAGCACCTTTAATACCTAACGCATATGGATCTTCATGACTTTTACAATCTAAGCTGTAGTTTATATTGATTTCTTCTTCAAGCTCTATACTATCTAGATTTTCAACATAACTAAAAAAATCCAATGATGTTCCTCCTTAAAATTAATATTGATCTACTATCAATACTATATCATAAATTGGGGTTTTATGATTACGATTACATACCATTATTTGTTAATTTTCTATGAAGGCAATTCCATTCTATACATCTATAATTTTTTTAATAGCCAAAACTTTTCTTAATAATCCTACATAAGTAAATGTATCCAATTAAAAATAATATGCCCATTTAATATAAAATATTCTTAACCTAAAAAATCTGTCTTGTGTATTTAAAAGGAAACAACTAAAATATATGATATATAGATTTTAAAGCTGAAATTCTACCGTATTCAAATTAGTTATTGGAAAACATCGAGAAGGGATGTGCTCAAAGATGATATTAGATAAAAAATCAATTTATAAAATTGCAGGCTTATTAGTTTTCGCTATTACATTTTATTTTTGTGTAAACAATTTTGATGCTGTACTAGGAGTACTTAGTTACTGCTATACTCTATTATTACCTTTTATTTTAGGAGGATGTATAGCTTTCATATTAAATATTCCAATGAATTATTTTAGCAACAAGTTTTCCAGGGTACAAGGAAATAAATTAGGATCGCTAGTTAGAAAAGGAAATAAAATTTTCAGTCTTATTTTATCCTTTGTTCTAGTACTAGGCGTAATTATCCTAGTTTTAGCATTAGTTATACCTCAAATTGCAGAAACAGCTAAACGCTTACCTACAACCTTTGAAAATGCTTCTGTTATAGTAAAATCATGGATAGAAAATGTAGATTGGTTGTCAAATGACATAATTAATAAAATTAATGTCATTGAAATCGACTGGAATAGTGTATTCAATGAAATAAAATCATCTGTTTTTAACGGTGCTGGTTCCATGATATCATCTACCATTGGAGTTGCTACTTCTTTCTTAAATGGTGTAGTTAATTTTTCATTAGGTCTTGTATTTTCAATATACTTGCTACTAGACAAAGAAAACTTGAGCAAACAATGCAAGAAAATTCTATATGCATTTCTCCCAAAAGAAAAGGTGGTTTCTATATTAGAAATAGCCTCACTAGCAAATAAGACTTTTTCTAATTTTCTTACTGGACAATGTGTTGAGGCAGTTATTTTAGGCTTTCTTTTCTTTGTAACTATGAGTATTTTACACTTCCCCTATGCTATGGTAGTAAGCGTATTTATTGCTTGCACAGCACTTATACCTGTTTTTGGCGCTTTCATAGGAGGAGGTTTAGGATTTTTCTTAATTGTTATGGATAATCCAACTAAAGCACTTTTATTTTTAGTCCTATTTTTAGTCTTACAGCAAATTGAAGGAAATCTTATATATCCACGTGTCGTAGGAAATTCTGTAGGTCTCCCATCAATGTGGGTACTTGTAGCAATTACCCTCGGTGGCAAGTTAATGGGGTTAACTGGAATGCTTATATTTATTCCATTATGTTCTGTAGCTTATGTATTATTCCGTAAAGCAGTCAATAATAAACTGTACAAAAAGAAAATTATAGTAGAGTAGCCCTAAGTACAAAAGGACCATGATTAAGTATTTTTATCTCTTAATCATGGTCCCTTTCATAGTAAAAGTGTTTTTATGTATAAATAAATAATATCTTAGGAAACTTTTTAGTGAGTGTACGGAAACTTCAACATAACTATGTATTTATCATATAATCCAATGAAATGCTCCATCCCCATAGAACATTTTTGCTGATCTAAACAAAATATATTCAGACTACCTCATTAGAGTATATTGAATATTTCTATACTGAAATTCCGATTTATCTTTGTAATATTTTAGAAAAGTAGATTTGTCGAGATACTAGTCTATCTATATTATAAAAAGTATGGACTTTTAAATAAATCAAGATTTCGGTTCGAAAAACTATATGTAATTCTATATCTAATTAATAATTCTCCCTATTTGTAATATCCCTTTTTCATTTACCCCTGAATTTCGAAATTATAATTTATATCTCTGTAGCTTGCCAATCTATGTTTTATAAGTGGATTGCTGAAAGCAATAGTCTTAGCTTCCTCAATGTCTTCTGCTTGAAATGTAAAAGTTCCAGAATTCTTTGTAACCATTCCACCCACCATTAAGTTTCCTAAAATATCTTTATTACCTATATAGCTTACCTTTGTGTCACAAATATTATGTAAATTCATCTCGTCTAATTTATAGCTTACTCTAACTAAAAGATTTTGCACCTTAATACACATCTCCTTTGTTTATGTTATTAAATAACTTTCTTATGTATACCCTCAGTATTATAAAATGAAAGCTTATTAAAACTTCTAACTATCATTATCACTGTTTTAAACCTTGTGAATTAATCTAGGTTTTATTGGAACCCCTGTATACTATTATATTACCGAACATATGTTCTTTTGTCAACACAAAAATAAAAAAAGAGTCATAAAATTTCATATGACCCTCTTTTATATACGAATATATGTCAATTTATTTTTTATATTTTACATGTAAAAGCTTATGTGCTAAGCCTTCCCCTGGAGTTCCATAATAACTATCATACATTCTTTTTAAAGCTTCATTTTCATGAGACTTTCTCTTTGGAAGATTTTTGTCTTGATTATATAATACAGATGCTCTTACTAATCTTATATCCATATCCATTCTATCTGCTACTGGTACATGAGGTTGACCTCCTCCGTTCACGCATCCGCCCGGACATGCCATAACTTCAATAAAGTGATATTGTTTTCTATCTAATGCTCCAGATTTGATAAATTCAAATACATTAACAGAACCGTTAATTACTGCTACGTTATACTCACTTCCGCCGATTTCAACAGTTGCTTCTTTTATTCCATTCAAACCTCTTACTGCTTCATATTCTATATCATGAAGATCAGCTTTCTCAACAAAATCCTTAGCAGTTCTTAGCGCAGCTTCCATTACCCCACCTGTTGCACCAAAGATCGTTCCAGCACCAGTATATTCACCCATAGCTAAATCACATTCACCATCTTCAAGAGTTGCAAAATTGATTTTCGCATCCTTTACCATCTTAGCTAACTCTCTTGTAGTTATTACTGCATCTATATTTCTAAGACCGTCATTTTCCATCTCTGGTCTATCTGCCTCGTATTTCTTAGCTGTGCATGGCATTATAGTTACAGTAAATATCTTACTAGGATCTATATCTGATATAGAAGGATAATAAGATTTTGTAGCTGCACCAAAAATTTGTTGTGGTGATTTTGCTGAAGAAAGATTAGATAATAATTCTGGATAATAATTTTCAGCTTGTCTCACCCAACCTGGACAGCAAGATGTAAACATTGGGAATGGACCATTATTATTTATTCTTTGAATAAGTTCTGTAGCTTCTTCCATTATAGTCATATCAGCGCCAAAGTTTATATCAAAAATCCTATTAAATCCTAATTCTTTAAGTGCAGTATATATTTTTCCTGTTACATCTACACCATATCCCATTTTAAATAGCTCCCCTAAAGCTGTTCTTACAGATGGAGCCATAGCTACAATAACATGTTTCTCTGGATCTTCTAAAGCTTCTTTTACTCTGTCTATGTGTGGTTTTTCTGACAATGCAGCAACTGGACAGACAGCAACACATTGTCCACATAGTAAACAATTTGTATCATCAAAGCACTTATCATCTGTAGTGCTAACTCTAACCAGGTCACCATCTCTAACTATCTTAATTGAAGCAGTACCTGTTTTACTTTCACAAGTTGCTTCACATCTTCCACATAGTACACATTTAGTTCTGTCTATTATTATAGATTTACTTCTAACATCTAAATACTCTGTTTTATCTTTTGGCATAAACGGAGTAGTTGCTCTCGCTTTATGTTTAATAACTAACTTTAAAAACTCACAATTTTCTTTTCTCGGGCAAGTTCCACATTTAAATTCATGCTTATCTAATAACTCTGACAATCTTCCTTTAACTGCTTCCGCAACTCTTTCAGATTTCGTATCGATAACCATTCCATCTTCTACTAACGTATTGCACGCTGTAACCAACTGTTCTCTTCCTTGAATTTCTACTTTACATACCCCACAGTTGCCTATATCTATACAGTCAGGTAAAAAACATAGTGTAGAAATATCTATGTTGTTATCTTTCGCTAATTTTAAAATCGTAGTAACATCACTAGTCTCTATCACATTACCATCAATAACTATAGTTTTCATTGGTGTCCTCCCCTAATGAACTTTTATTGTTTTTTCCTTATTCATTTTATCATAATTGTTAAAAAAATAACATTATATTTTTATTTATTATTATTTATTTTTGCACTCCATATTATTACAGTATTTTTGGTGAAAATTCATTTTTGAATTATTTTTTGTGTTTATTTTAATAATTCATGCTATAATTGTAGAAATACAAATCATAAGGAGTGATCTTTAGTTGGTATCAGAATTGGACAACTTCTCTCGGGAAATTTCTAATCCTTCGACTATTTTTAATGAGTTCAAGCATTTAATGCTCTTGTATAACTGTGCCTTGAGAGAGGTTGATACGAAACTTACGATATTAAATGATGAATTTCAGGTTATACATGACCACAATCCAATTGAACATATTAAATCAAGGATAAAAACACCTGAAAGCATCGTAAAAAAACTTAAGAGAAAAGGCTTTGAAATAACTGCTGAGAATATGAAAACCCATATAAGCGACATTGCTGGAATAAGAGTGATTTGTTCGTTTACTTCTGATATATATAAAATATTTGAACTAATCACTAGTCAAAGTGATATTACTCTTTTAAAAGTAAAAGATTATATTAAAAGTCCAAAACCTAATGGTTATAGAAGTTTACATCTTTTAGTAGAGGTTCCTGTGTTTTTATCTGAAAAAACTGAGCCAATGAAAGTCGAAATACAAATCCGTACAGTTGCTATGGATTTTTGGGCAAGCCTTGAACATAAAATACACTACAAATTCGAAAAAACCCCACCCCAGTACATTTTAGACAACTTAAAGTTATGCGCTGATACCGTTAATGCTCTAGATGCAGAAATGCTTATGTTAAACGAGGAAATTCAAAAATATAAATAGCACATAAATTTCACAATTGAACCCACATTAAAAATTTTTGTGCCAACTTGAAATTCAATATAACTATCGAAAGAATATCACTGAAATATATAAACAAAAGACTATCTAAGAGATATCAACCTTAAGGTTACTTCTTAGATAGTCTTTTAGTTATACTGCGCTAACTGTTTCTCCCAAATATGCTTTCTTAATTTCCTCATTTAGAAGCAGTTCTTTTCCTGTACCTTGCATTGTAATAATTCCAGTTTCCATTACGTATCCATAGTCTGCAATTTTTAATGCAAGGTTTGCATTTTGTTCAACAAGTAATATAGTAACTCCTTGTTTATGAATTTCTTTCATTATATTAAAAATATCTTGAACAACTATAGGTGCAAGTCCCAAAGATGGCTCATCCATCATTAAAAGCTTTGGCTTTGACATAAGAGCTCTTCCTATAGCTAGCATCTGCTGCTCACCACCAGAAAGTGTTCCTGCCTGCTGCCATTTTCTTTCTTCTAACCTAGGAAATAATGAATACACCCATTTAATATCCTCTTCTATAGCCTTTTTATCTTTTCTATAATAAGCTCCAAGTTTAATATTTTCTAAAACTGAAAGATTTGGGAAAATCCTTCTTCCTTCTGGGACAAGGGTTAATCCCTTCTGCGCAAGGTTCCTAGTCTTTTCCTTTAATAAATCATTACCTTCATAGCTTATTTTGCCGCCCTTTGGTTTTTCAAGTCCAACAATAGTTCTAAGCAAAGTGCTTTTCCCAGCTCCGTTAGCACCTACTATAGTAATTATCTTTCCTTCTTCAACTTTTATATTGACTCCTTTTAAAGCTTCAATGCCTCCGTAAGCTACAACCAAATCTTCTACTTTAAGCATCTTCACTCACCCCCAAGTATGCTTCTATAACTCTTTTACTATTTTGAATCTTAGAAGGAGTTCCTTCCTCAATTACAGCACCATAATCTAAAACGTAAATTCTATCAGAAATACCCATAACTAGTTGCATATGATGCTCAATTAATAAAATCGTAAGGTTATATTCTTTTCTTATATCCCTTATAAAATCTGTGAGTTCTTGTGATTCTGTTGGATTCATACCTGCCGCTGGTTCATCTAATAATAATATCTTTGGTTCTGTTGCTAGAGCTCTCGCTATTTCGAGTCTTCTTTGTTTTCCATAAGGAAGCGAACTTGCTTTTACGTCTTTATATTCTAAAAGTCCAACTTTATCTAAAAGCTCAAGAGATTTTTCTATCATCTCTTTTTCTTCACTTCTATATTTCGGTAACTTTAACATACCTCCTAAGAAAGAAGATTTAACATGAAGATGGTTTGCTATTAATACATT is a window encoding:
- a CDS encoding YkoP family protein, giving the protein MTNRIIEKIDNLIVKLFHWNHIPFSETNFLYLDIFTYKGKSKKLTDGTTINKGDLVGEIHIDNKNLKNLNTSYPSLIRSFQCELEALKICYKENTPKYSEIKAIYGVSVFYEILKRQGFTILKIDNPLLCFLGSVWENILRFALNSTGRKSRKKFVFSKECWISKSQIESTRSRNKKKI
- a CDS encoding clostri-philic family protein; amino-acid sequence: MKKQHDTIDSMQKGQRRQKLHEAQDNHGTRKNPPAYENFEGNDIEVKIEKRK
- a CDS encoding AI-2E family transporter translates to MILDKKSIYKIAGLLVFAITFYFCVNNFDAVLGVLSYCYTLLLPFILGGCIAFILNIPMNYFSNKFSRVQGNKLGSLVRKGNKIFSLILSFVLVLGVIILVLALVIPQIAETAKRLPTTFENASVIVKSWIENVDWLSNDIINKINVIEIDWNSVFNEIKSSVFNGAGSMISSTIGVATSFLNGVVNFSLGLVFSIYLLLDKENLSKQCKKILYAFLPKEKVVSILEIASLANKTFSNFLTGQCVEAVILGFLFFVTMSILHFPYAMVVSVFIACTALIPVFGAFIGGGLGFFLIVMDNPTKALLFLVLFLVLQQIEGNLIYPRVVGNSVGLPSMWVLVAITLGGKLMGLTGMLIFIPLCSVAYVLFRKAVNNKLYKKKIIVE
- a CDS encoding ferredoxin hydrogenase — encoded protein: MKTIVIDGNVIETSDVTTILKLAKDNNIDISTLCFLPDCIDIGNCGVCKVEIQGREQLVTACNTLVEDGMVIDTKSERVAEAVKGRLSELLDKHEFKCGTCPRKENCEFLKLVIKHKARATTPFMPKDKTEYLDVRSKSIIIDRTKCVLCGRCEATCESKTGTASIKIVRDGDLVRVSTTDDKCFDDTNCLLCGQCVAVCPVAALSEKPHIDRVKEALEDPEKHVIVAMAPSVRTALGELFKMGYGVDVTGKIYTALKELGFNRIFDINFGADMTIMEEATELIQRINNNGPFPMFTSCCPGWVRQAENYYPELLSNLSSAKSPQQIFGAATKSYYPSISDIDPSKIFTVTIMPCTAKKYEADRPEMENDGLRNIDAVITTRELAKMVKDAKINFATLEDGECDLAMGEYTGAGTIFGATGGVMEAALRTAKDFVEKADLHDIEYEAVRGLNGIKEATVEIGGSEYNVAVINGSVNVFEFIKSGALDRKQYHFIEVMACPGGCVNGGGQPHVPVADRMDMDIRLVRASVLYNQDKNLPKRKSHENEALKRMYDSYYGTPGEGLAHKLLHVKYKK
- a CDS encoding GTP pyrophosphokinase — protein: MREVDTKLTILNDEFQVIHDHNPIEHIKSRIKTPESIVKKLKRKGFEITAENMKTHISDIAGIRVICSFTSDIYKIFELITSQSDITLLKVKDYIKSPKPNGYRSLHLLVEVPVFLSEKTEPMKVEIQIRTVAMDFWASLEHKIHYKFEKTPPQYILDNLKLCADTVNALDAEMLMLNEEIQKYK
- a CDS encoding ABC transporter ATP-binding protein yields the protein MLKVEDLVVAYGGIEALKGVNIKVEEGKIITIVGANGAGKSTLLRTIVGLEKPKGGKISYEGNDLLKEKTRNLAQKGLTLVPEGRRIFPNLSVLENIKLGAYYRKDKKAIEEDIKWVYSLFPRLEERKWQQAGTLSGGEQQMLAIGRALMSKPKLLMMDEPSLGLAPIVVQDIFNIMKEIHKQGVTILLVEQNANLALKIADYGYVMETGIITMQGTGKELLLNEEIKKAYLGETVSAV
- a CDS encoding ABC transporter ATP-binding protein; the encoded protein is MELLKANNLTMRFGGITAVKNLNLTLNEGEIISIIGPNGAGKTTAFNMITGVYAPTEGVITFNGGQINGLKPDVIAKKGISRTFQNIRLFKELSVLDNVLIANHLHVKSSFLGGMLKLPKYRSEEKEMIEKSLELLDKVGLLEYKDVKASSLPYGKQRRLEIARALATEPKILLLDEPAAGMNPTESQELTDFIRDIRKEYNLTILLIEHHMQLVMGISDRIYVLDYGAVIEEGTPSKIQNSKRVIEAYLGVSEDA